AGGCCGCCGACAGGGCTTCGGCCAGCGCGTGGAGTTGTTGTTCGCGGTTCTGGATGAGGCGACGCAGGGTGGCCCTCTCAGCGCGGGCGGCGCGGTCCAGCGCAACGATGCGGTGCTGCTGCGACAGGGGCGGCACGGCCAGCGGCAACGCCTCCAGCACCGGGCGGCGGATGCTGAGCTGGCCGCTGCCCTCGGCGCTCTGCATCAGCAGGCGCTGAAACGGTGGCTGGTTGATCTGCCAAGCCAAAAAGGCCGGCTCCACCGCGACGCCAGGCTGCACGCGCAGGTGGAAGAAGGCCGGGCCGCAGACCGAGGGCATGGGCGGCGTATCCACCACCACCGCGTAGAAGCGCGCGCCTTTGGCGACAAAGAGCAGGTCGCCGGGCTGCAACCAGCTCGGCCCCTTGCGGCCAGGCAGGTGCGTGCGCAGCGCGCCCGCCCATGCAATGCCCGACTCGGGATCGACATCTTTCATCTGCAGCGCAATCACGCCGCCGTCCTGGGCACCCTCAATGGTGCCCCGGAACGGATAGCCCGACTGGACGGCAGCCA
The genomic region above belongs to Aquabacterium sp. OR-4 and contains:
- a CDS encoding restriction endonuclease subunit S — translated: MIDANFFSLSQVAAVQSGYPFRGTIEGAQDGGVIALQMKDVDPESGIAWAGALRTHLPGRKGPSWLQPGDLLFVAKGARFYAVVVDTPPMPSVCGPAFFHLRVQPGVAVEPAFLAWQINQPPFQRLLMQSAEGSGQLSIRRPVLEALPLAVPPLSQQHRIVALDRAARAERATLRRLIQNREQQLHALAEALSAASMRSQQATRP